The Microbacterium limosum genome contains a region encoding:
- a CDS encoding beta-ketoacyl-ACP synthase III: protein MSAPILTQPTGAAHTRIYSYGAARGENVVDNEALIGPIDSSDEWIRQRTGIVTRTRAVAETDAIDLASAAAAEAVERAGIPASDVDLVIVATISNPKQTPSVSAIVADRVGANPAAAYDLNAACAGFAYGVAQADALIRAGAARYAIVVGAEKLSDIVDPADRSISFLLGDGAGAVVVGPSEFPGIGPTVWGSDGSKADAVGMNHTLVEFRDGSAPWPTLRQEGPTVFRWAVWEMVKVARQALDAAGVTASDLAAFVPHQANMRIIDEFAKQLGLPETVVVARDIETTGNTSAASIPLATHRLLAEHPDVAGGLALQIGFGAGLVFGAQVVVLPGAAAPEH from the coding sequence GTGAGCGCACCCATCCTGACCCAGCCCACCGGCGCCGCCCACACGCGGATCTACTCCTACGGCGCCGCCCGCGGAGAGAACGTCGTGGACAACGAGGCGCTGATCGGCCCGATCGACTCGAGCGACGAGTGGATCCGCCAGCGCACCGGCATCGTCACGCGCACGCGCGCGGTGGCGGAGACCGACGCGATCGATCTCGCGTCCGCCGCCGCCGCGGAAGCGGTGGAGCGCGCCGGGATCCCCGCATCCGACGTGGACCTCGTCATCGTGGCGACGATCAGCAATCCGAAGCAGACACCCTCCGTCTCGGCGATCGTCGCCGACCGCGTGGGGGCGAACCCCGCCGCCGCGTACGACCTGAACGCCGCCTGCGCGGGATTCGCGTACGGCGTGGCGCAGGCCGACGCTCTCATCCGTGCCGGCGCCGCCCGGTACGCGATCGTCGTCGGCGCCGAGAAGCTCAGCGACATCGTCGACCCCGCCGACCGCAGCATCTCGTTCCTACTGGGCGACGGTGCCGGCGCCGTGGTCGTGGGCCCGAGCGAGTTCCCCGGGATCGGGCCCACCGTGTGGGGATCCGACGGCTCCAAGGCGGATGCCGTGGGCATGAACCACACGCTCGTCGAGTTCCGCGACGGGTCCGCGCCGTGGCCGACGCTGCGCCAGGAGGGCCCCACCGTCTTCCGCTGGGCCGTCTGGGAGATGGTCAAGGTCGCACGCCAGGCACTCGATGCCGCAGGCGTCACGGCGTCCGACCTGGCGGCGTTCGTGCCGCACCAGGCGAACATGCGCATCATCGATGAGTTCGCCAAGCAGCTCGGGCTTCCCGAGACGGTGGTCGTCGCGCGCGACATCGAGACGACCGGCAACACCTCCGCCGCGTCGATCCCGCTCGCCACCCACCGCCTGCTCGCCGAGCACCCCGACGTAGCAGGGGGGCTCGCGCTGCAGATCGGATTCGGAGCCGGGCTCGTCTTCGGCGCCCAGGTCGTGGTGCTCCCGGGTGCCGCCGCACCGGAGCACTAG
- a CDS encoding SPOR domain-containing protein produces MSDSDEKYWYNLTTGQVERGYVSPAVDRAGPFDSAEEAARAPELLKERARAWAEDEARDDAWGSGSTNESDAPR; encoded by the coding sequence GTGTCCGACAGCGATGAGAAGTACTGGTACAACCTCACCACGGGCCAGGTGGAGCGGGGATACGTCTCGCCCGCGGTCGATCGCGCGGGGCCGTTCGATTCGGCCGAGGAGGCTGCGAGGGCCCCCGAGCTGCTGAAGGAGCGCGCCCGCGCATGGGCCGAGGACGAAGCCCGCGACGACGCCTGGGGCTCCGGGTCGACGAACGAATCCGACGCGCCCCGCTAG
- a CDS encoding ACP S-malonyltransferase codes for MIVIACPGQGSQTPGFLSPWLDLPGAREHVEAFSDAAGVDLVAAGTEWDADAIRDTKIAQPLIVAAGILTWSALSDRLGAEAPARPTGAAGHSVGEIAALVVAGVLAPRDAMTLVGVRGRAMADAAALEPTGMSAVVGGDEDEVLALLTSLGLTPANYNGSGQIVAAGALAALAELAASAPRGARVVPLQVAGAFHTAYMAPAVSALRTAADAVEPADPAMTLWSNRDGAPVSTGRGALDLLVGQVASPVRWDLCMTGFAAAGITGMIELAPAGTLTGLAKRGLRGTPAVAVKTPDDLEPAVAMLAEETA; via the coding sequence GTGATCGTCATCGCCTGCCCGGGACAGGGCTCACAGACCCCCGGTTTCCTCTCCCCCTGGCTCGACCTTCCCGGCGCGCGCGAGCACGTCGAGGCGTTCTCCGACGCCGCCGGTGTCGATCTCGTGGCCGCCGGCACCGAGTGGGATGCCGATGCGATCCGCGACACGAAGATCGCCCAGCCGCTCATCGTCGCCGCCGGCATCCTGACGTGGAGCGCGCTCAGCGACCGCCTCGGCGCCGAAGCGCCCGCCCGGCCGACCGGTGCCGCCGGTCACTCGGTCGGTGAGATCGCCGCCCTGGTCGTGGCCGGAGTGCTCGCCCCGCGTGACGCGATGACGCTCGTCGGAGTCCGCGGCCGCGCGATGGCGGATGCCGCCGCCCTCGAGCCCACCGGGATGAGCGCCGTCGTCGGGGGCGACGAGGACGAGGTCCTCGCCTTGCTCACGAGCCTCGGGCTCACGCCCGCCAACTACAACGGGTCGGGTCAGATCGTCGCCGCCGGTGCGCTCGCCGCCCTCGCCGAGCTCGCGGCATCCGCACCGCGCGGCGCGCGCGTCGTGCCTCTGCAGGTCGCCGGCGCGTTCCACACCGCCTACATGGCGCCCGCCGTCTCGGCGCTGCGCACGGCCGCCGACGCCGTCGAGCCCGCCGATCCCGCCATGACGCTGTGGTCGAACCGCGACGGCGCGCCCGTCAGCACGGGCCGCGGTGCCCTCGATCTCCTCGTCGGGCAGGTCGCCTCGCCCGTGCGCTGGGACCTGTGCATGACGGGCTTCGCCGCCGCCGGCATCACCGGCATGATCGAACTCGCACCCGCGGGGACGCTGACCGGCCTGGCCAAGCGAGGACTGCGCGGCACCCCCGCCGTCGCGGTGAAGACACCCGACGATCTCGAGCCCGCCGTGGCGATGCTCGCGGAGGAGACCGCGTGA
- a CDS encoding reverse transcriptase-like protein, whose translation MTDAFSGTDGAPAAGSTPAELIVEADGGSRGNPGVAAGGAVVIDAATGAVLAEIGVDVGVASNNVAEYSGLIAGLRAAFEIAPAARVRARMDSKLVVEQLSGRWKIKHPAMQQLAREAHEVIAGRPVQLEWVPRADNARADALANEAMDRRESFRRDLAVD comes from the coding sequence GTGACCGACGCGTTTTCCGGCACGGACGGCGCTCCGGCGGCGGGATCGACCCCGGCCGAGCTGATCGTCGAGGCGGACGGCGGCTCGCGCGGCAATCCCGGTGTGGCCGCGGGCGGCGCCGTCGTGATCGACGCCGCGACAGGCGCGGTTCTGGCCGAGATCGGTGTCGACGTCGGCGTCGCCAGTAACAACGTGGCCGAGTACAGCGGACTCATCGCGGGGCTGCGCGCGGCCTTCGAGATCGCCCCGGCGGCGCGCGTGCGCGCGCGGATGGACTCGAAGCTCGTCGTCGAGCAGTTGTCGGGGCGCTGGAAGATCAAGCACCCCGCGATGCAGCAGCTCGCCCGCGAGGCCCACGAGGTGATCGCGGGGCGACCGGTGCAGCTGGAGTGGGTGCCGCGTGCGGACAACGCGCGCGCGGATGCTCTGGCCAACGAGGCGATGGACCGGCGTGAGAGCTTCCGCCGTGACCTCGCGGTCGACTGA
- a CDS encoding bifunctional 3'-5' exonuclease/DNA polymerase, translating to MRASAVTSRSTDAARFLVVGLTGRNLVALVSLDGRGRETGRRSVARDVLADVLGGAGSGETTAPRIVWGDTARWYRDILARGRRVERCHDLRLCHAILAAAAHRPGGVPFAPAAAWSVASHVPLEGAPDALFEIDDAPGSVPQGIDDALAEFARQLDALSMPGAGGLRRLVAAESAGALIGAEMTAAGLPWDAVAHDGILRTVLGPRPPAGGVPSMQAALGARVRELLGDPAVSLDSQPKLLRALHRAGVPVQSTGRWELREHRHPAIEPLIEYKKLARLASANGWAWLDEWVHDGRFRPAYVPGGVVTGRWASSGGGALQIPRSLRPAVRADEGWLLVCADVAQLEPRVLAAMAGDRAMADAARGADLYAGIVERGAVTTRDEAKVAMLGAMYGATSGESGRLVPRLRRVFPHAMALVDAAAATGERGGVVTTWWGRTSPPPSHEWRALQSHAHSADADPAEEAIARRAARDRGRFTRNFVVQGTAAEWALVWLADLRARLRLLTAAPGTPSASASGPAFAHVPHLVFWLHDEVIVHTPEALAEPVAGAVREAAASAGRLLFGDFPIDFPLDLRVSRTAGKG from the coding sequence GTGAGAGCTTCCGCCGTGACCTCGCGGTCGACTGACGCCGCCCGATTCCTCGTCGTCGGACTCACGGGGCGCAACCTCGTCGCCCTCGTGTCCCTCGATGGGCGAGGGCGGGAGACCGGTCGGCGATCCGTCGCGCGTGACGTCCTCGCCGACGTGCTCGGCGGCGCCGGATCGGGCGAGACGACGGCGCCCCGGATCGTCTGGGGGGACACGGCGCGCTGGTATCGCGACATCCTGGCCCGGGGGCGGCGCGTCGAGCGCTGCCACGATCTGCGGCTGTGCCACGCGATCCTCGCCGCGGCCGCGCACCGCCCCGGCGGCGTCCCCTTCGCCCCGGCTGCCGCCTGGAGCGTGGCGTCGCACGTGCCGCTGGAGGGCGCGCCCGACGCACTGTTCGAGATCGACGACGCGCCCGGGTCGGTGCCGCAGGGGATCGACGACGCCCTGGCGGAGTTCGCGCGTCAGCTCGACGCGCTGTCGATGCCGGGCGCGGGCGGGCTGCGCCGCCTCGTCGCCGCCGAGTCCGCCGGCGCGCTGATCGGTGCCGAGATGACCGCGGCAGGTCTGCCCTGGGACGCGGTCGCACACGACGGCATCCTGCGCACCGTCCTCGGTCCGCGCCCTCCGGCCGGAGGCGTTCCCTCTATGCAGGCCGCGCTCGGCGCGCGCGTGCGTGAGCTGCTCGGCGACCCCGCCGTGAGCCTGGACTCCCAGCCGAAGCTCCTGCGTGCGCTGCATCGTGCGGGGGTTCCGGTGCAGTCCACCGGACGATGGGAGCTGCGTGAGCACCGGCATCCCGCGATCGAGCCGCTCATCGAGTACAAGAAGCTCGCCCGTCTCGCCTCGGCGAACGGGTGGGCGTGGCTGGACGAGTGGGTGCACGACGGGAGATTCCGACCCGCGTACGTGCCGGGAGGCGTCGTCACCGGGCGGTGGGCGTCGAGCGGGGGCGGCGCACTGCAGATCCCGCGATCGCTTCGGCCCGCCGTCCGTGCCGACGAGGGGTGGCTGCTGGTCTGCGCCGACGTCGCGCAGCTCGAGCCCCGCGTGCTGGCCGCGATGGCGGGCGATCGGGCCATGGCGGATGCCGCCCGGGGCGCCGATCTGTACGCGGGCATCGTCGAGCGGGGCGCCGTGACGACGCGCGACGAGGCCAAGGTGGCGATGCTGGGAGCGATGTACGGGGCGACGAGCGGTGAGAGCGGGCGCCTCGTCCCCCGGCTGCGGCGAGTGTTCCCCCATGCCATGGCGCTCGTCGACGCCGCGGCGGCGACGGGGGAGCGGGGCGGCGTCGTCACCACGTGGTGGGGTCGCACATCGCCGCCGCCCTCCCACGAGTGGCGTGCGTTGCAGTCTCACGCGCACTCCGCCGATGCGGACCCGGCCGAGGAGGCGATCGCGCGCCGCGCCGCGCGTGATCGCGGGCGGTTCACGCGCAACTTCGTCGTCCAGGGCACGGCTGCCGAGTGGGCGCTGGTGTGGCTGGCCGACCTGCGCGCGCGACTGCGACTGCTCACCGCGGCGCCCGGCACACCGTCCGCGAGCGCCTCCGGGCCGGCCTTCGCGCACGTTCCCCACCTCGTGTTCTGGCTCCACGACGAGGTCATCGTGCACACCCCGGAGGCGCTTGCGGAGCCCGTCGCCGGCGCGGTGAGAGAAGCCGCGGCATCCGCGGGTCGGCTGCTCTTCGGCGATTTCCCGATCGACTTCCCTCTCGATCTGCGGGTGTCACGCACGGCGGGCAAGGGGTGA
- the ppgK gene encoding polyphosphate--glucose phosphotransferase — MAKKVSRAVGVDIGGTGIKAGIVDLERGELTSDRIRVDTPEGATPDDVLAAVQEVLERLPGVEGDLPLGVAFPAIVKRGTTMSAANVSDSWIGFEAEKFFEKGLGRGIHFVNDADAAGIAEVRYGAARGQDGLTILTTLGTGIGSAFIYDGMLIPNTELGHLSYKGDSIEKYAAYSAMERDELSWEKWAKRLQKFYDHVDFLFSPDLLVVGGGVSKHPDRFLPLLELTTPIVPAVHRNSAGIIGAASLAGD; from the coding sequence ATGGCCAAGAAGGTGAGCCGCGCTGTCGGCGTCGACATCGGCGGAACCGGGATCAAGGCAGGCATCGTCGACCTCGAGCGGGGCGAGCTCACGAGCGATCGCATCCGAGTCGACACGCCCGAGGGCGCGACCCCGGACGACGTGCTCGCCGCCGTCCAGGAGGTGCTCGAGCGTCTCCCCGGCGTCGAGGGAGACCTGCCCCTCGGTGTGGCCTTCCCCGCCATCGTCAAGCGCGGCACGACGATGTCCGCCGCCAACGTGTCGGATTCGTGGATCGGATTCGAGGCCGAGAAGTTCTTCGAGAAGGGTCTGGGCCGCGGCATCCACTTCGTCAACGACGCCGATGCCGCGGGCATCGCCGAGGTGCGCTACGGCGCCGCCCGCGGACAGGACGGGCTCACGATCCTCACGACGCTCGGCACCGGCATCGGCTCCGCCTTCATCTACGACGGGATGCTGATCCCCAACACCGAGCTCGGGCACCTCAGCTACAAGGGCGATTCGATCGAGAAGTACGCGGCGTACTCCGCTATGGAGCGCGACGAGCTGAGCTGGGAGAAGTGGGCGAAGCGGCTGCAGAAGTTCTACGACCACGTGGATTTCCTCTTCTCCCCCGACCTGCTGGTCGTCGGCGGAGGCGTGTCGAAGCACCCCGATCGCTTCCTGCCGCTGCTGGAGCTGACGACCCCGATCGTCCCGGCCGTGCACCGCAACAGTGCCGGCATCATCGGCGCCGCCTCCCTCGCGGGAGACTGA
- a CDS encoding PucR family transcriptional regulator: MTGTAEPDQKAETLAWLRRISGDLATATLKRLEDTLPWYREMPPGRRSAVGLVAQAGISSFIQWYEDPDATPWIAADIFAAAPRELLRSVSLQQTLQLIRVTVEVTEERVAGRGGRVREAILKYSRDVAFAAADVYARAAEARGLWDARLEALVVDSILSGEADAELPSRIAALGWHGHGEVCVLVGTTPPQFDVDHLRRAARKLGVDVLIGVQGSRLVVVMGRSEPDDRGEEHAAELAFPDIASRLEAGFGPGHLVLGPPVPALVDASASARAALAGFAVARAWRHAPRPVEADDLLPERALAGDALAKQTLVERIYRPLQAHSADLVTTLWSYLDNGRSLEATARELFVHPNTVRYRLKRVSEVIGWDATGPREALILQSALILGQVTSLDGARRRPQVAASHKRSGVSSS; this comes from the coding sequence GTGACGGGAACTGCGGAGCCCGATCAGAAGGCCGAGACGCTCGCCTGGCTGCGGCGCATCTCGGGGGATCTGGCCACCGCGACCCTCAAGCGGCTGGAGGACACGCTTCCCTGGTATCGGGAGATGCCGCCTGGGCGACGATCGGCCGTCGGCCTCGTCGCCCAGGCGGGCATCTCCTCGTTCATCCAGTGGTACGAGGACCCGGATGCCACGCCCTGGATCGCCGCGGACATCTTCGCGGCCGCTCCCCGTGAGCTGCTGCGCAGCGTGAGCCTGCAGCAGACCCTGCAGCTGATCCGCGTCACGGTCGAGGTGACGGAGGAGCGCGTCGCGGGGCGAGGAGGGCGCGTGCGCGAGGCGATCCTCAAGTACTCCCGCGACGTCGCCTTCGCCGCCGCCGACGTCTACGCCCGCGCGGCGGAGGCCCGTGGCCTGTGGGACGCGCGGCTCGAGGCGCTCGTTGTCGACTCGATCCTCTCGGGCGAGGCCGACGCCGAGCTGCCGAGCCGGATCGCGGCCCTGGGCTGGCACGGTCACGGCGAGGTATGCGTGCTCGTGGGCACGACTCCCCCGCAGTTCGATGTGGACCACCTCCGGCGCGCGGCCCGCAAGCTGGGTGTCGACGTGCTGATCGGGGTGCAGGGCTCCCGTCTCGTCGTGGTCATGGGCAGATCTGAGCCGGATGACCGCGGCGAGGAGCACGCCGCGGAGCTCGCGTTCCCCGATATCGCATCGCGGCTCGAGGCGGGTTTCGGGCCCGGGCACCTCGTCCTGGGGCCCCCGGTGCCCGCGCTCGTGGATGCGAGCGCCAGCGCGCGCGCCGCCCTGGCCGGGTTCGCCGTGGCCCGCGCGTGGCGGCACGCCCCCCGTCCCGTCGAGGCGGACGACCTGCTTCCCGAGCGCGCCCTCGCGGGCGACGCGCTGGCGAAGCAGACGCTCGTCGAGCGCATCTACCGGCCCCTCCAGGCCCACTCCGCGGATCTCGTGACGACGTTGTGGAGCTACCTCGACAACGGCCGCTCCCTGGAAGCGACGGCGCGCGAACTGTTCGTCCACCCGAACACCGTCCGCTACCGCCTCAAGCGGGTCAGCGAGGTCATCGGCTGGGACGCGACCGGTCCAAGGGAGGCGCTGATCCTGCAGTCGGCCCTGATCCTCGGTCAAGTCACCTCGCTCGACGGGGCCCGCAGAAGGCCCCAGGTTGCAGCATCCCACAAGCGATCCGGCGTTTCTTCGTCGTAG
- a CDS encoding zinc ribbon domain-containing protein: protein MNAAPADQRRLLEIADADARTRQAEALRRTPPQAARVQELLAARQTQSHELALRSGALDDLRAELARVESDVRVVDARRSRDAELLRTVSNPKDAAGLEHELASLTKRKSDLEDAELALMERLEAAESAVAEQEALIAETNAEGARLSAEAKAVVAETTALLEQLARDRAAVAGSVPAALLAMYERLAARGSGAALLRARTCGGCHMVLSGTDLQAIRAIPVDEVATCPECGCILVRTEESGL, encoded by the coding sequence GTGAATGCCGCACCCGCCGACCAGCGTCGCCTCCTCGAGATCGCCGACGCGGACGCCCGCACCCGGCAGGCCGAAGCCCTGCGTCGCACACCGCCGCAGGCGGCCCGTGTGCAGGAGCTCCTCGCCGCCCGCCAGACCCAGTCCCACGAGCTGGCGCTGCGCTCCGGTGCTCTCGACGACCTTCGCGCCGAGCTCGCGCGCGTCGAGAGCGACGTGCGCGTGGTCGATGCACGGCGCTCGCGGGACGCGGAGCTGCTTCGCACCGTCTCCAACCCGAAGGATGCCGCGGGGCTCGAGCATGAGCTCGCCTCTCTCACGAAGCGCAAGAGCGACCTCGAGGACGCCGAACTCGCACTCATGGAGCGTCTCGAGGCCGCCGAGTCGGCGGTCGCCGAGCAGGAGGCGCTCATCGCTGAGACCAACGCGGAGGGCGCGCGCCTCTCCGCGGAGGCGAAGGCCGTCGTGGCCGAGACGACCGCGCTCCTCGAGCAGCTCGCGCGGGACCGCGCCGCCGTCGCCGGCTCCGTTCCCGCCGCGTTGCTCGCCATGTACGAGCGGCTCGCGGCGCGTGGATCGGGCGCAGCCCTCCTGCGCGCCCGCACCTGCGGCGGCTGCCACATGGTGCTCTCGGGCACCGACCTGCAGGCGATCCGCGCGATCCCGGTGGACGAGGTGGCGACCTGCCCCGAGTGCGGGTGCATCCTCGTGCGCACGGAGGAGTCGGGTCTGTGA
- the aceE gene encoding pyruvate dehydrogenase (acetyl-transferring), homodimeric type, with translation MTVHDQDPYSQDALDSDPEETSEWQESLQQLVDAKGHGRGREIMLSLLKKSHDLHLGVPMVPTTDYINTIAPENEPEFPGDEEIERRYRAWIRWNAAITVHRAQRPGIGVGGHISTYASSAALYEVGFNHFFRGQDHPSGGDQIFIQGHASPGTYARAFLEGRLSEAQLDGFRQEKSAAPNGIPSYPHPRLMPEFWQFPTVSMGLGPINAIYQAMANKYLTNRGIKDVGDSHVWAFLGDGEMDEVESRGQLQVAANEGLDNLTFIVNCNLQRLDGPVRGNGKIIQELESFFRGAGWNVIKVVWGREWDDLLSRDADGALLNLMNVTPDGDYQTFKAEDGAYVRENFFGRDERALALVKDYSDEQIWNLKRGGHDYRKVYAAFKAAMEHKGQPTVILAKTIKGYGLGPHFEGRNATHQMKKMTLDDLKLFRDAMHIPITDAQLEENPYLPPYYNPGTQDETIQYLLERRKDLGGFIPERRSTHVGLTLPDDKAYALPKKGSGTQEVATTMAFVRLLKDLLRAKDFGHRIVPIIPDEARTFGMDAFFPTAKIYNPHGQHYTSVDRELLLAYKESPQGQILHVGINEAGALAAFTGIGTSYSTHGEPLIPVYIFYSMFGFQRTGDAQWAAGDQMARGFVIGATAGRTTLTGEGLQHADGHSQLLASTNPATVSYDPAYGYEIAHIVRSGIERMYGGEHPDPNVMYYLTVYNEPIVQPAEPEGVDAEGIVRGIHRVSVGEGDGPRTQLLASGVGVPWAIEAQQLLRQDWGIAADVWSVTSWTELRRDGLAADEHNYLHPDEEPREAYITQKLAGTPGPVVAVSDFMHAVQDQIRPWVKHNFFTLGADGFGFSDTRAAARRFFKIDGPSIVVRALQALAQEGAVDRALIGQAIEKYRLHDVTAGTTGNAGGES, from the coding sequence GTGACTGTTCACGACCAGGACCCGTACTCGCAGGACGCGCTCGACAGCGATCCGGAAGAGACCTCGGAGTGGCAGGAGTCCCTGCAGCAGCTCGTCGACGCCAAGGGCCACGGCCGGGGTCGCGAGATCATGCTCAGCCTGCTGAAGAAGTCGCACGATCTGCACCTGGGCGTGCCGATGGTGCCGACGACGGACTACATCAACACGATCGCCCCGGAGAACGAGCCGGAGTTCCCCGGCGACGAGGAGATCGAGCGGCGCTACCGCGCGTGGATCCGCTGGAACGCCGCGATCACGGTGCACCGCGCGCAGCGTCCCGGGATCGGGGTCGGCGGCCACATCTCCACCTACGCGTCGTCCGCGGCGCTGTACGAGGTGGGCTTCAACCACTTCTTCCGCGGCCAGGACCACCCCTCCGGGGGCGACCAGATCTTCATCCAGGGCCACGCCTCGCCGGGCACGTACGCCCGCGCCTTCCTCGAAGGGCGCCTGTCCGAGGCGCAGCTCGACGGCTTCCGCCAGGAGAAGTCCGCGGCGCCCAACGGCATCCCGTCGTACCCGCATCCGCGCCTGATGCCGGAGTTCTGGCAGTTCCCGACCGTGTCGATGGGGCTCGGACCGATCAACGCGATCTACCAGGCGATGGCCAACAAGTACCTCACCAACCGCGGCATCAAGGATGTCGGCGACTCGCACGTCTGGGCGTTCCTCGGCGACGGCGAGATGGACGAGGTCGAAAGCCGCGGTCAGCTCCAGGTGGCCGCCAACGAGGGGCTCGACAACCTCACCTTTATCGTCAACTGCAACCTCCAGCGGCTCGACGGGCCGGTGCGCGGCAACGGCAAGATCATCCAGGAGCTCGAGAGCTTTTTCCGCGGCGCGGGCTGGAACGTCATCAAGGTCGTGTGGGGCCGCGAGTGGGACGATCTGCTCTCCCGCGACGCCGACGGTGCGCTGCTGAACCTCATGAACGTCACGCCCGACGGCGACTACCAGACGTTCAAGGCGGAGGACGGCGCCTACGTGCGCGAGAACTTCTTCGGCCGCGACGAGCGGGCCCTCGCGCTCGTGAAGGACTACAGCGACGAGCAGATCTGGAACCTCAAGCGCGGCGGCCACGACTACCGCAAGGTCTACGCGGCATTCAAGGCGGCGATGGAGCACAAGGGCCAGCCCACCGTCATCCTCGCCAAGACGATCAAGGGCTACGGCCTGGGTCCGCACTTCGAGGGGCGCAACGCGACGCACCAGATGAAGAAGATGACCCTCGACGACCTGAAGCTCTTCCGCGACGCGATGCACATCCCCATCACGGACGCCCAGCTCGAGGAGAACCCCTACCTGCCGCCGTACTACAACCCCGGCACGCAGGACGAGACGATCCAGTACCTCCTCGAGCGTCGCAAAGACCTCGGCGGGTTCATCCCGGAGCGGCGGTCCACGCACGTGGGCCTCACCCTGCCGGACGACAAGGCCTACGCCCTGCCCAAGAAGGGCTCCGGCACGCAGGAGGTCGCCACGACCATGGCGTTCGTGCGCCTGCTCAAGGACCTCCTCCGCGCGAAGGACTTCGGTCACCGGATCGTGCCGATCATCCCCGACGAGGCGCGCACGTTCGGCATGGACGCGTTCTTCCCGACGGCGAAGATCTACAACCCGCACGGTCAGCACTACACCTCGGTCGACCGCGAGCTGCTGCTGGCGTACAAGGAGAGCCCGCAGGGCCAGATCCTCCACGTCGGCATCAACGAGGCGGGCGCCCTCGCGGCGTTCACCGGGATCGGCACGAGCTACTCGACCCACGGCGAGCCTCTGATCCCGGTCTACATCTTCTACTCGATGTTCGGCTTCCAGCGCACCGGCGACGCCCAGTGGGCGGCGGGCGACCAGATGGCGCGCGGCTTCGTCATCGGCGCCACGGCGGGCCGCACGACGCTCACGGGCGAGGGCCTCCAGCACGCCGACGGCCACTCGCAGCTCCTGGCCTCCACGAACCCCGCCACCGTGTCGTACGACCCGGCCTACGGGTACGAGATCGCCCACATCGTGCGCTCCGGCATCGAGCGCATGTACGGCGGCGAGCACCCCGACCCGAACGTCATGTATTACCTGACGGTCTACAACGAGCCGATCGTGCAGCCGGCCGAGCCGGAGGGCGTGGATGCCGAAGGCATCGTCCGCGGCATCCACCGCGTCTCCGTCGGCGAGGGCGACGGACCGCGCACGCAGCTGCTCGCGTCCGGCGTCGGAGTGCCGTGGGCGATCGAAGCCCAGCAGCTTCTCCGCCAGGACTGGGGCATCGCGGCGGACGTGTGGTCGGTGACGTCGTGGACCGAGCTCCGGCGCGACGGTCTCGCAGCCGACGAGCACAACTACCTGCACCCCGACGAGGAGCCGCGCGAGGCGTACATCACGCAGAAGCTCGCGGGCACCCCCGGTCCCGTGGTCGCGGTCAGCGACTTCATGCACGCCGTCCAGGACCAGATCCGCCCCTGGGTGAAGCACAACTTCTTCACGCTCGGCGCGGACGGCTTCGGGTTCTCCGACACGCGTGCCGCGGCACGCCGGTTCTTCAAGATCGACGGGCCGTCGATCGTGGTGCGCGCGCTGCAGGCGCTCGCCCAGGAAGGCGCCGTCGACCGTGCCCTCATCGGACAGGCGATCGAGAAGTACCGCCTGCACGATGTCACCGCCGGTACCACCGGGAACGCCGGCGGCGAGAGCTGA